Proteins co-encoded in one Astatotilapia calliptera chromosome 18, fAstCal1.2, whole genome shotgun sequence genomic window:
- the LOC113010893 gene encoding chemokine XC receptor 1-like, with translation MALSSDEFTFFNETESSQDDFPLSALECYCAAAIIIFFCISLSGNSFLMWVIRKEQAWKITPDILLLQLTISNLCITVTLPFEACNLLRSWIFGEWVCGFMTAVYYLGLYASILILTVMSLHYYFSFVQVSRLCAQVSRKCGVLITSILVWLVCAAASIKQFMYTEVIFEVQLCLFEWTQARVYTEFCLFFLIPFLITTFCHVHMWIMMKQGKINRQQLPSKVILGITFGTFLCLTPLHVCDSVMSFIIWGFVKHTHAVMEALHLSWFILYPLSQFCCCLSPLFHIIGAQSFRRNLSMLHNPLSQSRDVSNDGSSVAFISLKNTEEI, from the coding sequence ATGGCCTTGAGCAGTGACGAGTTTACATTCTTTAATGAGACTGAAAGCAGTCAGGATGACTTTCCACTGTCGGCGCTCGAATGCTATTGTGCTGCtgccattattattttcttctgcatCAGCCTGTCCGGAAACAGCTTCCTGATGTGGGTCATCCGAAAAGAACAAGCTTGGAAGATCACACCCGATATCTTACTTCTGCAACTTACAATATCTAACCTTTGCATCACTGTGACCTTGCCATTTGAGGCCTGTAATTTACTCCGTAGCTGGATCTTTGGAGAGTGGGTCTGTGGATTCATGACAGCAGTTTATTATCTAGGACTGTACGCCTCTATTTTAATCCTCACTGTCATGTcattgcattattatttttcttttgttcaggTTTCACGTCTGTGTGCACAGGTCTCAAGAAAATGTGGTGTCCTCATTACTAGCATCTTGGTATGGCTGGTATGTGCTGCTGCAAGCATTAAGCAGTTCATGTATACCGAAGTCATATTTGAGGTTCAACTGTGTCTGTTTGAATGGACCCAAGCTCGAGTCTACACAgagttttgccttttttttctcattcctTTCCTTATCACTACATTCTGTCATGTCCACATGTGGATAATGATGAAACAGGGCAAGATAAACAGGCAGCAACTGCCTTCAAAAGTGATTTTAGGGATAACTTTTGggacttttctttgtttgactCCTCTGCACGTCTGCGACTCTGTAATGTCATTTATAATCTGGGGTtttgtgaaacacacacatgcagtgatGGAAGCATTGCACCTTTCTTGGTTTATCCTTTATCCTCTATCTCAGTTCTGCTGTTGCCTTAGTCCTCTGTTCCATATAATTGGAGCACAAAGTTTTAGGAGGAATCTCTCCATGCTACATAATCCTTTATCACAAAGCAGAGACGTTAGTAACGATGGGAGTTCAGTTGCATTCATTTCTCTAAAAAATACAGAAGAAATCTGA